Sequence from the Trichocoleus sp. FACHB-46 genome:
CTGAATCCGCAGATTCTTGTCGGTGTCAGGATAGACTTCCAACACGTCTCGGATTTTGTTCCAATAGTATTGCACCGTCCGCTCGGAGATGTTCATCCGCTTTGCGATCGCTGTATCCTGTAAGCTCTCTTGAAAAGCCAACTGCAACACTTCCAGCCATTTCGCGTTCAGTTGCAGCCCATTGCGAATTTCTCTGGGTGTGTAGGTGCGTTCTTTTAAAGACCAATCCACCATCTGCAACAGCTCTTTCATGGGGAGGCTTTTATCCACGATGGTGAATCCTCCCTGATGATTGTCGATCGCGGGCTTGAGCCACACCAGCGTCCGGATGTGAGCACTTTGCACCACTAAGTTTTGCGTCGGATAGCGCTCCATCAGCATCTTCAGGAGTTGCAATCCCGCATGAGCTTGTGCCGTGGCTCCCGCCGTCTCTGGCATGACTAAGTCTACAATGACCAAATCCGGTTGAAGCGCTGCCATTTGCTCTAAGGCTGCCTGAGCATTGCACGCCGTGACAACTTCAGCCTGAGGATACTCCTGCTGCAAAATATGCAAAGTGCCGCCCAAGACAGATTCATGATCATCAACAATTAAAAAGGTGGGTTTGGTGACTTCCGATAAGGGTGAGCGCATGGTCAATTGCCTTCAACTCCAGCAATAACTAATTTCCGAGGAAAACTTCGAGGGTGCAAACAGTCTCATTTCCCTCCCAGGATAAAGGAAAACATCAAATCAGGAACTACGCTCGATCGCCAAGCTTCCTAGCGGGTGCTGACAACAACCCTTGCGGGAAAGTGCAAACTCAATTCTGTTTCAAAGCCTTGGAGTCAGAGCGGGACTTACGCAAGCACCACTTAGGGGTAACAAGAAGGCTAGAACAACGACTGGATGAGGGAAGCAGCGTGTAAGCCTTGCTGAAGATAGGGTTGCTTATTGCTACTAAGCTGCATCCAAGACTCTATTCCAATCGGTGGCTAAGTCCATTCCATCTAAGCAGGCTTGGGCATACGAACCGCCTAGAAATCGCTATGTCTGCACCTCATTCTTCGTCCTTCTTTAGCTCGACAAATATAGCTAGCTAAGCCTCAAGTGCAAACTTCATGACCTTGAATGACCGCACTGGTATAGGCAAGGGCTACGAGGACAAATAAACCAGATAAGCGCTGAGGATGGAGACGAGTAGATTCGACTTGGTATCCCCTACCTTTGTAGCCACGAAAAAAAGCTTCGATGCCTATGCGATGCTAGTAAGCGTGAACAGCAGCACCTAAGGAGGGCAGATTGGCTAAGAGAAACCAAGCACTTTTCTCGCAATGACCTCGATACGCTCGTTTCCAATAACCCGCTACGTTAAACAGTCCAACTCCCGCTTGTTTCGCCACCCTAACTTGCTCGAAAAAGTGCGATTGACCGGGTTTTAATCCCAAGGGTTAGAGTTGCTGAACTGAACCGTTTTCATCTTAAACGTACTCGTTACAGCGTCAGCGTAAACAGAAGCTGAGCTTCTCCTGGCACAACCATTGCGCCAGATGCACTGAGCAAAATTCACGGTCACCTAAGACCACGACTTGATAAGACTTCAGCAGCACTAAGAGTGGGCGCAGAACTGCCTGTTGTTGCGCTAAGCCCGAACTCCCAGAATGCGACAAGAACTGCCAGTACAAAAGCAAAGCTCGTCCTCGATAAATCACACTGACCAGCTACACATCTGCTTCAAGCTTCCTGTTACCCCCTGAGGGGCTTCAAGCTCAACTGTGCTGACCTGTTGGCTAAAAAATCCCGTTCTACCTCAAGTTGCCCGATTTGCCGATAGAGTTCATCAATTTGTGCCTGCTGGTCGCTTTGGGCGGAGACGGCAGAAGTGCTTGACTCAAAGACATTGCTCGCTCTAGCAGTTGCCGTTTCCAGTTGTTGGTCATCGTCGGATAGACGTCATCCTGGCTTGCCAACTCTGCTACTATCTTCTCACCCTGGATTGCGGCAAGGGCAACTTTGGCTTTGAATTAAGCGCTATGTTGTTTGCGTTTGTTTGCCATAAACTACCTCTATCATGAGCCAGTCGTTCAGAGCTTAGCTACCTATCCAATTTTTTGGGGCCACTTCAATTGAATTAACTCTGCCTCCAGCAGGACTTTGAAGATTGGCATGAAGTCGCTGAATCTTATCTTTAACTTTCTGTAAATCTCTAATTTTACGCTCTAGCTTAACGGCTTTAGTCTGACAGTCTTTCAAATACACTTTTGGATCGACTGGAGCAGCCTCTACCTCAGAAGAGCTTTGACTTGCAATCTCTAACGCTGACTTAATGTAACGATCAAACTTGCTCATTTCGTTCTTCAAGGTAACATCCAGTTTCTGAACTACTTTGTCGACAAAGCGATTTTTGATGATTTTTTGATAATAGGTGCGTAGTTCTTGTCTAAGTTTTTCAGTTGCCTTATGCTTTTCCAAAAGCTTATTTGTTTGATAACTCTTCCACAACTTATGAAGCAACCAAACAAGCATGGTGATCACTAGAATCAGAAGAAAAGGAGAACTTGACACTTGCTTATTAATAGCTTTGATAACAGCACTTCTGCTGAGCCCTAGAAAGCTGAGCAAGAATAGTGCTCCCATAATTTGAAAGACAAAACCTCTAATTTTTTTAATGAAGTAAGTCCAGATTGGATCTTCCTGATACTCAATTTTGCAATTTATTCGCCTCAGAGGATCTTGAAAGCTTTCTTCAATTTCAACTTGATCTCTAAATTTGAGCGAAGGTTCACTATCGTTCGCCGTTAGTACAGCTTGCAGCGTTATGTTAGCCGTCCGGACTAAGCCTTCTAATCCACTGTTGACATATTGCTTACAAATCTTGGTCCACTCCTCGTTCGCCCAATCAAGCAGCTCTTGCTTACAGACTGTAACTAAAAAGTCATTAACATCTAATTCGGTTGCTCTCGGTCTTAACTCAAGATACTGCTTTCCTTTTTGCTTAACTATACAGATTTCTAATTCATCTATTAATAATTGAAGTTTATATGAGATACTCTCTGCAAGAGAATCGTCTAGCAAGTCCTGTTTAGATTGCTGCACAATAGCATCCACAGAGCGCAAAAAATCCACTTTCTGATCATTAATGATTTTAATTAGTAAATTAATATCTAAACCAGATTTTTTTTGACTTTTTGAAGATTGCCGCTTCTCAATATTCTCAATACCTTGTTGAAGTATTTTTTGTTGACATTGAATAAATTCACTAGCTTGATCAATTACAAGGATGGTTTTAGCTAAACAGCGTTGGATTTTGATTAAACCAAGCTGTTTTTCATTTAAGGTAAGTAAGCAGTTTTTTAACTCCTTAAGCTCTATAGAACGATCGGGGTAACGAGAGACACTAATATTTTCAGAGCTTTTGCTAGGCAGAATTACCAGAAAGAACTCAATTACCGATGCATTAGTCAATAAGCTCAGTAACTCTCCTATTCCATTTAATGCTTCAAGCTGAGTATCAGTTACAAAAAATAAAATATCGCAATCTACTGATTTTTTAAGTTCATATTTGTCACTTGAGTTATCTATACTCTGGAAAACCAGCTCTGGACTTTTAGACGAGGGACTATCGCTGCCCAGAACAATGCGATCGCCCGATCGCAAAACTCTCTCTCCAAGCAATTGTTCACCGTTAATATAGGTGCCATTTCGGCACTGAGCAGAACTGTGTACTTTCCACAGGTAGTTGGAGCTGTTATTCTCGGAGCCATAACACTTTATTTCTAAATGTTGCCCACTAACGTAGGTGTAGTAGTTTGGAAGACAAACATCAGAACCAGGCTTGCGTCCAACAGTAATAATTTGCTGGTCTGGTAATTCATAAAGAGTTTGTTTAACATCTTCACTTTCTAATTTCTGAAGAATTAGACAGGCTGAGTGTGGAGATTGTTGTTTTTGTCGCAGTAACTTCGACAAGTCGTAGAACTGCAGCTGATAGTTATCGTCTAAAATCTTCTGATCGCCTAGGAGGCTATAAAACGACTGAACTACCTCTACATCATAAGCTACAGAATGAATGCTGAGCTTATTCAAATTCAAGTCAGCAGTGACTCTATCCAAGCTATAAAGAATATTTTGAAGCTCCTCTTCTTCAAGATCGCTGGCAATAATTTTTCTAGTATCTTCGATATAAGTCAACAGTTGACTGTTTTTAGAAGCCATATTAGTCTGTACCTTCATCTGGCAGCCCACCTTAATTTGTAAATTCGGATTCTACCGTCCCTGTCTCCGATCGCGAATAATCGACCATCTTGACTAAATGCCAGTGCTGTTATCTCCGTTGCATACTCAGAAATGCTTGCAAGGAGATTACCTGTCTGTAGATCCCAAATTTTAACTGTGCCGTAAAATCCGCCTGCAGCAAGCAATTTTTCATCAGAACTCATTGCTACAGCCTTCCCATCGCCAAGGTCAGACTGGATGGGTGAAAGATGATCCTTGGCAGTGGTCATATCCCAAATACGAATCGTATTATCTGCACTGTTACTGATTAAAGTTCTGCTATCAGGACTTATTGCAACTGAGCTAATGTCGTCTAGATGCCCATTCAACGTGAGCAAACTATTGCTTGAAAATTTCAAAATCTTAATCGCACCATCTGCACTTCCTCCAGCTAACGTGGAAGCATCAGGACTGAATGCGAGCGATCGAATGGGTTCTGAGCTTTTGTAAAAGAGTTTGTATTTCTCAGTCAGTCTCTGATTTTGCTGAGGCTTTTCGACCACTCTAACTCTACCAAGCTCTCCATAAGCCAAAAATTGATTGTTTTGACTCAGCGCCAATGACCAAATTAGTTGTTCTGTTGAAATCTGATTAATCTTTTTTCCTGCTAGGCTCCAAATTTCAATTGCCTTCGCCTCAGTAGCAACAGCTAATGTTTGTTGTTGACTGTTACTTACTGCCGCGCGAATCCTGCTTTTCAGCTGAATCAAACGTTTCACTGACTTCTGTTTGAAGTCATAAACTTGTATAGAGCCGTTCTCTTCACCGGAAATCAGAGAGATGTCATCAGAAGCAAAATTGAGTAATTTAATCTCTGATCTGTGGTTTTGCAGTTCATCTTGTTTCTCGATCTCAATTTGCTGAGGCGCATCTGTGCTTTTTGGCATCTGACTTACCTGAGATCTGGGGTTCATACTCCCCAACACTAGAAGGGCAGTAGATATGAGCCCAATAGACACAAATGCTAAAAACCCCAAACACAGCAACCTCCTTCTAGAAGCATAGTTAACGATGTGAGTAATGGGTTTGAACTGCTTTTGTGTTGAGTCTAGATAATCGCTTAGCTCAGTAATTTTTCTAGTAGGATTTAAGTTGCTTTTTAATTGATGCCGATCAATCTTAGAGATCAATCGATCTATTTGCTCCTGCTTATCACTCGTTTGCGAGGCTACAGTTACTAAGGTTTCTGTCTGAGAATTAAAGGTATTAACAGAAGTCTCGGTTAGAGTATAAAGTTGGCAACCTGTCTGCTTCCTCAAAGAAATCTCGGTTGGACTGTAAGTATCTACGTTCTCGGATTCAATTTCAAGTTGAGGATTTAAGTTGACTGACAGGTCTGTGGCGGTTGAATTTAAGAGAGCCTGTAATGCTTGCATCACATCACTGACAGTTTGATAGCGTTCTCGTGAATCAATCTCGACCATTTTTGTAAGAATAGATTCAAATTCAGCGCTGATCCTTACAGACTCTGGTAAAGTAAGTTCACGAGTTTTAGGGTCTCTCAGGTCCGTCAATGCCTCTGGCTTCACCTTAGCTAGTGCTTCCACACAGGTCATTCCCAAGGCATAGATGTCGCTATTCGGCTGTGGAATGCCAGCTAACTGCTCGGGAGGGCTGTACCCACGGCTATGAACGATCGTGGGCGATGGTTGCTCTTGATTTAGCAGAGATATTTGCTTGACCGCTCCAAAATCGATCAGAAATAGCTTTTGATCTTCGTGGCGACGGATAATGTTTTCCGGTTTGATATCCCGATGAATGATGCCTTGCTCATGGATATAATGCAGAACTTGCAGAGTATCCCTTAAAAAGGAAATTCCCTTCGCTTCATCCCAAGCTTGATGATTGCGTAGTTCTGCTCTTAACGTTTCTCCCTGGACGTACTCCTCTGCTAAATAAAACTCACCCTCCTCCTCAAAATAATCAAAAAGCTGAGGAATTTGTTCATGCTTACCTAACCGAAAGAGAGCCTCCGCTTCTCGATTAAATAACGCTTTCGCTGATGCGAATGATGCTGAATTGTCTGTTTGCGGCTGCAGCTGCTTGATGACGCAAGGTGGCTTGTCTGGTACATCCAACTCTTCTGCTAGATAGGTTTTACCAAAAGCACCAGAACCTAAAAATTTTACGACTTTGTAGCGATTAAGGACTATTCTGCCTAGCATTCAATAATCCTCCAAAAGAACGCACAATCCCTGCGGCAGTGCTTTACAAGAACATTAGCTGTGAATGTTCAGCCGTCATTGCCACACCATTGACAACGACCCCAAGCAGTTTTACATCGCCAAACTCCTTCAGCTTTTCAATCACAACCTGAAGATTTTTACGATCGGTGTAACCTGGTCGTGTCACAAGGACAAGTCCATCAGTATGCGGCTCTACCAACAGTGCATCACTGTATCTGAGGGCGGATGTGTCGATGACAACGAAGTCAAACGTGTCGCGTGAATATCTCAGTAATGCCTGGAATCGTGCGGACTCCAATACCTCTGCTGCCTGCTCAATCGGACCAGGGCTGGGCAAAATATGTAGGTTCTGAATCGTTGCAACCTCATGGATGTTTTCAGCATTCATGTAGTCGATTGATGAATCAATCTTTTCGCATTGCACCGGATCTACTTGCACAACACTTGCTTGAGAGGACGATCGCAAATCTGCCTCAATTAACAGCGTTTTTTTCCCGGCTTTGGCAGACGCGATCGCAAGATTATAAGCGCTCACAGTTTTTCCTTCTTTGCCTGTAATGCTCGTGAAAACAATTGTTTTGATAGCCTGTTTGCCACTGTAATGATGCAAGCTGCTGCGAACCAACTCGTAGAATTCCAGGTGTGGAGAGTTCGCTTCAATGACAATAGGAAGCCTGCCCTGTGGAAGTGAGGGTAGAATACCTAGAACCGGCATGCGCCCCTGCGCGATCGCGTGAACCTCTTCTGGAACCAGGATTTTGCCGTTGACAAGATCTAGCAACAGTACCAGTCCTGCGCTGAGGAGTAAGCCAAGAACTCCTCCCAAAACAAGAATGACGGGCTCGCTTAAACTCCAATCAGTGATAGCTTTTACTTGAGGTGAGCCATCTTTCATCCAATCGCTCCTTAATCCAGCTCTCCTCAATTCCGTCGCTGCTAGTTGCTTTTGTAGCTGATCAAATGCTTCTCGATAGCGAGTCACATCTCGTGTTCGCTCGTCTAGTTCTAGCTTTAGCGCCGTTCCATCTTTGTAGGTCTGCAGCAGCTCTGGTTCAAATCGGTCAAGAATCGTCAATTCTTGAGCGAGTCGATCGCGCTGAGTCTGTAAAGCAACTAATTTGTTCGCGAGATCTTGGCGAGCCTTGTCCAAACTAGTTCCATTTTGGAGGTCGTTAATTGTTTGAAGTGATACACGATTGCGATCACCTCCAATAACCTCTCCGACTCGTTGCTGTAGTTGATTTTCGTACGTCTTTTGTTGGTGTTTCAATACCACAATATCTGGATGCTTTGGCTGCAACTCTTGGCTTTGGTTCGCAATTTCTGATTCGATTTCATAGAGCTTTGCTTTGAGATTACTAATCGTAGTATCAGCACTGAGTGCCGAAGCTATATAAGCTTGCTCTGGAGTTAGTCCTAGTCTTTTTTGAAGGCTGGAAATTTCTGCATCGATTCCTGCCATTTCACGCCGGAACTGGCGTTGTTGCTGCTGGCTAGTCGTAATCGCTGAAACTAGACTACCGTCGATCGCGGCTTGAATTGCAGGTCGCTCTTGCTGACTGAAATCTTTGAGCTTTTCTTCTGCAACTTGCAGATCCTCTTCAAGTTTTCTTTTCTGGTCCTTTAAAACTCGAAGAGATGCTTCAATGTCTTTATACTTCGCCGTGAGACTTTGATGATGCAGAGCGTTGATCAGTGATTCAACCAGCAGCTTGGCCCGCTGCTCGTCATCATCCTGATATTCAATCAAAATCTTATTTGCTTGCTTGGAATCTTGCTTCAGCTTGACCTGACTGCGAAGGATATTTGGCTCAACCGTTTGTTTTTTAGATTTGAGGTTTTCAGTCACTAACCGAATCACTGGCTCCGATAGCAGCGATTCTGGATTGGGAACTTGCTGTTGTTCCATGGACGGTTGAGTTTCTTTTGTCGAATTCGTCGCCGTTGCAATCTGATAGACTACTGCTCCTTGAACCAGGAAAGCGGTTTGAGGCTCAGGTTGTACACGAGCAAATGCTCCTGCAATTGCTGCGGTCGCCGCAAAGCAGCCCAGTCCTGCCCATTTATGTCGATTCAGCGCTGCTAGATAACGCTTGAAAGATGAATAGCCTTTCATTGCCTTTACCACAATGAGGTTTATCTACTGGAATTATTTGTTTTCTTGGCGTTCAGAGCCAAAAACGGTGTTGACGCTATTTCCTGCTGAGTCGAAGAACAGCAAGAAGCCCAAAGTATCTTTGAATGGTTGTGTAATTTGACTGAATGTATGGTTCAGTTTGGCAATCCAGGTGCGATTAAGCACAACGACATCGTTATGTTCCAAAACCGGATTTTGTGAATGATCGCCGCTGAGGGTTTTCCTGGCATTAATGACGGTACTAACCGCTTTGCCTTCCTTCTGATCAAACCGCACTAAAAGCACTTTTTTTAGATTTACCCGCTGAACATCGGGTTTGATTCCAGTGAGTGCATCGAGAAAGTCGCTGCCGTTTTCCAACTGTAATCGGTTCACTCCGCTGGAATAGTCCAAAACGCGAACTGTAATCTTCGGTTGTCCAAGATTGGATTTAGAAAGTAGTTCGCGATCGTAACTCGCTGCCGCAGCAGTTAACGTCGGAATTTGAATGACATCCCCATCCGTCAACCGGAGGTCGGGTAGCTGGCTCCCCTCTTTGAGCGGTGTAAACAGGTCAATGCTCTGTTCAACCGCTGAGTCACTGCCGATATTGCGCCGAACTTGTACCGCTCGCAAATCTGCAAAACGGGTCGTACCACCTGCATCGACTAGTGCCACTGGAAGCCGTGGATCTTGGAGGGCATAGAAGCCAGGCTTAGCAACTTCACCCATGACCATAACTTTAACGGGTCTAGCCGTGCCCAAAACGATGCCAACTTGAGGATTAACAATGTATTCGTTGAGTTGATTTCGGATTTTCGCTTGCGCTTGCGCGATCGTCAGATCGTTCAGGCTGAGAATGCCTAGCAGCGGAGCGGATACGTTGCCTTGCCAATCTAGGGTGGCGTTGAAATTGAGATCTTTACCACGAGGTGAAACGCTGACGGCGATCGCATCTCCGGGACCTAAGCGATAGGAGCTAAAGTCGCCATCCTCAGAATCCTCTAAATTCTCTAAATTTTCACCGCTGGGCGGAGCAGGTGTGGATTCCTCAGGTAAATTTTGAGCAGGAGGATTGGTTTGATTGGGAGTTTCGGTGGATTGCTGCTTCGGCGTTTCTTGGCCAACCGCGATCGACAAGAAACTAAACAGGCTTAATCCCCACAGCAACCAAGACAGCGAAATGATGAGCACGGTTGAGCTGAGTTGCCGCTGAGTATTTGGTTTTGTTAGATCTGATTTTGGTGAATTGTTGGTTGAAGAAAGTGTATGATTCATCATGGTTACCCTCACAGCAATTCGGTTGATTATTTTCGATAACCGAGTCGAGGAATTAGTTTGGAATCAGTCTTCTGAGGCAATCGCAAGTTTTTACTTGCACTGATAGCGATCCTGTTTGTCTTTAATCGAGTTTCTGGTTGGGGACCTACGGTGTTTAGACAACTGCTGAAGCTTCTGTAGCAGGTGGCATTTAGGATCTAGGGTGAAAGCGAAACTCTATGCGAGGGGCGGCTGCGTCCCCCGCACCCCCTTCAGAAAGGTTTGGTGGTTGCAAGTGGGAGTCTGAGTTAATTACGCTAGTGCAGAGGTTAAAACTGCTGCACTTGGAGTTGATCGACTCAGCGATCGTGGCTCACCGTCAACTCCTTTCGGGGGATGTGGGGGAAGTCCCCCGGTCTAGTCTGCCAACGTAGCCAAGATTTGTATACACGGTAGCTCTAAAGCTTCTCAAGTGATTCCTTTGCCTCGGTCAACAAGTTGACGGCAGTTTTGCAACTCTCACTGGTTAACTCAATTCCATCTACCACTGTGAGACTGGCATCCTGAACACTGTCACCAGCAGTTTCTACTGCATTCGTCAGCTTATCCATAGCGTCCTCAAGTTCCTGAGCCACATCAGTCATCTGCTGAAAGAGAGCGTCTTGAGCAGCAGTAACTTGCCCCATTGTTTGCTCAACGGCTGCTTCGATTTCATCTCCAACGGTTGTTAGTTGTTCAGTGAATTGGTCTACCAATCCATCGAGATGCTCGTTTAATGCAGTCGTACCATCATTAATCGCAGAAATTCCCTGATCTGTATAATTGTGCAACGCTTCAGTGCGCTGCTCTAATTCAGCTTGAAACGTTCCCAATTCGCGATTGGCTTCTTGAAATGATTGCTGAGTTTGAGATGCCGCAGCTTCGACTTCTGCACCAATGTTTTTGTCCTGCAAGGCGCTGAACGCATCCTCAGCCTCTTGCACTTCTTGCTCAAGCTCAGGGCTAAGTTCGGCGAGTTTATCATCGATCGCAGCGATCGCCTCTTTGGTTCCTTCTAACTCCTGAGTTAGCTCATCCTGCGTTGAGTTGATCCGGTCTTTCAGTTGCACCAGCATTTGATTGACCGAGTCTGCTGTGCTCCCGAGTTCTCCCTTATTGCTGCTGATCTGCTCAATCAGCGATTGTGCCTGCTCGTCTAGTTGTGCCCACGCAGCTTCGATTTGCTGGCGGACTCGGGCAATTTCAGCTTTCGCTTCTTGCAAGCTAGTTTGAGTTTGCTCAGTTTCTTCCAGGATGGTTGATAGTTTGGTAGTTGTTTCTGCTGCTGCCGTTTGAAGATCTGTCATGACACGCTCCTATCTCTTTGTTGAATTGATCACGTCCTCAATCCATCACGTCCACGGCACCGCGAATTTGTCGGCTACTTCTTTTACATTGTCGATTCCCTTTTGAATGGGGTCGATCAGCTCTTCTAGCTGATTAATCAGTGCTTCCAATTCACCGCGCCCTGATGAAATGTTGCCTTCTGCATCTGCCAGCTCACTGTTTTTGTCTCGAATCGCATCAACAACGTGCTGAATTGCGCTCTCAACTGTTTCTCTGATCTCTCCAACGCTTTGTTGGGTTGTTTCCAGCAGTCGATCGACTTCCTCCTGAACTGTGGCTGTTTGAATATCAGAGAGTTTTGTTTCTAGCTCGTCCAGGTTTGAAAATGTATCCACAATCTCTTGAACTTTGCTGGTTACTTCCTGCTGAGTTTGCTCTAATTCATCGGTTAATTGCTGCACCTGATCACTCAGGGCTGTCTGGGTTGTATCAACACTCTGTTGCAGAGCATCGACTGCCTGACTGGTGATATCAACAGCACTATCCAATTGCTCCTGACCAGATTGCAGAATGCCTTGTGCTTGTGTTAGGGCGGCTTCAGCACCCTGGCCGGAGGCTGCAAGCTCGCTCTGTCCCTGTTCTAGCTGCCCTGTTAGCTCTGTCAACTTTCCTTGAGCTTCTTGAAGCTCAGCTGCTAATTCATCTTGGGCAGTTGTGATGTCGCTTTTGAATGACTCAAACTCACTCTCTAAATCTGCAACTTCTTCACCAATTTCAGTTTTGGACGTTGTCACTTCTGTTTGCAAATCATCTATTGCTGTCTCAATCTGGCTAAGCAGATTCGTTACCTGGTTTTGCATCTCATCCAGGCTAGTTTCTAACCCATCGGCTTCCTCCTGAATCGCTGTAACATCTTGAACCAAGAGGTTCAACTTTTCAGGTATTTCGGTTGCCATTTGCTCTAATGAATCTGTTGTTTCACTCATGATTTGAATATCTCCAATAACTTCAAGCAAATTCTGTTAATCTGCTTCTAAAAAACTCAATTTTTTGAATGGCGATCGCTCGGTTCATAGTATTGCTCCCTTCTGTGGTTTTGCCTATTTAAGTGAATAACTCCTCTGTTCAAGCAAAATTAATCTGCTCCCCCTACTTCTCACAGAACAGGAAGTTATGGTGGATGCCCAATCTCATTTAGAAAGCGCCGCAATTCAGTTATTTCATGATTAACTCGTCCCCGTTGTTCATACAAAACCTCTATTCCACGCTCAGATACTGTAGAAGGTGGGTTCCAAATTTCTGCTTCGAGAGCTTCACGAATCTTCCTCAAGCCTCCATAAGCCTCTTGTAACTCTCCTATATGGTTGCGTGGACTTCCATCTGGTCGTAGTGCTACAACCTCACCAGCTGCTTCTCTTCTTGCAGCGTCATAATGATTGTGACCAGGTTCCTTATTAATCTTCCCCAACACATTATCTCTAATATTCTGTAACTTTTGAATTGCTTCTGTGGCCCTATCGCTAAGCCCTGGATTTCTTCCAATGCCTGGCAAACTTCTTGTATCGTCAGCATATCTAGCAGCATCTGCAGCATTATCAGTATTCCTGAGAAAAAATGCCGCAGCAGCTACATTTGTACCAAGCTTTGCCACAGTGGCAGCGTCACCGACGAAAGGAATCGCACCAGCCGCTGAAAGACCTGCATTTACATAATCTCCTTCTGCTGCATACCAACCTGCATTAATCAAATCAGCAACAC
This genomic interval carries:
- a CDS encoding FHA domain-containing protein, which codes for MASKNSQLLTYIEDTRKIIASDLEEEELQNILYSLDRVTADLNLNKLSIHSVAYDVEVVQSFYSLLGDQKILDDNYQLQFYDLSKLLRQKQQSPHSACLILQKLESEDVKQTLYELPDQQIITVGRKPGSDVCLPNYYTYVSGQHLEIKCYGSENNSSNYLWKVHSSAQCRNGTYINGEQLLGERVLRSGDRIVLGSDSPSSKSPELVFQSIDNSSDKYELKKSVDCDILFFVTDTQLEALNGIGELLSLLTNASVIEFFLVILPSKSSENISVSRYPDRSIELKELKNCLLTLNEKQLGLIKIQRCLAKTILVIDQASEFIQCQQKILQQGIENIEKRQSSKSQKKSGLDINLLIKIINDQKVDFLRSVDAIVQQSKQDLLDDSLAESISYKLQLLIDELEICIVKQKGKQYLELRPRATELDVNDFLVTVCKQELLDWANEEWTKICKQYVNSGLEGLVRTANITLQAVLTANDSEPSLKFRDQVEIEESFQDPLRRINCKIEYQEDPIWTYFIKKIRGFVFQIMGALFLLSFLGLSRSAVIKAINKQVSSSPFLLILVITMLVWLLHKLWKSYQTNKLLEKHKATEKLRQELRTYYQKIIKNRFVDKVVQKLDVTLKNEMSKFDRYIKSALEIASQSSSEVEAAPVDPKVYLKDCQTKAVKLERKIRDLQKVKDKIQRLHANLQSPAGGRVNSIEVAPKNWIGS
- a CDS encoding serine/threonine-protein kinase is translated as MLGRIVLNRYKVVKFLGSGAFGKTYLAEELDVPDKPPCVIKQLQPQTDNSASFASAKALFNREAEALFRLGKHEQIPQLFDYFEEEGEFYLAEEYVQGETLRAELRNHQAWDEAKGISFLRDTLQVLHYIHEQGIIHRDIKPENIIRRHEDQKLFLIDFGAVKQISLLNQEQPSPTIVHSRGYSPPEQLAGIPQPNSDIYALGMTCVEALAKVKPEALTDLRDPKTRELTLPESVRISAEFESILTKMVEIDSRERYQTVSDVMQALQALLNSTATDLSVNLNPQLEIESENVDTYSPTEISLRKQTGCQLYTLTETSVNTFNSQTETLVTVASQTSDKQEQIDRLISKIDRHQLKSNLNPTRKITELSDYLDSTQKQFKPITHIVNYASRRRLLCLGFLAFVSIGLISTALLVLGSMNPRSQVSQMPKSTDAPQQIEIEKQDELQNHRSEIKLLNFASDDISLISGEENGSIQVYDFKQKSVKRLIQLKSRIRAAVSNSQQQTLAVATEAKAIEIWSLAGKKINQISTEQLIWSLALSQNNQFLAYGELGRVRVVEKPQQNQRLTEKYKLFYKSSEPIRSLAFSPDASTLAGGSADGAIKILKFSSNSLLTLNGHLDDISSVAISPDSRTLISNSADNTIRIWDMTTAKDHLSPIQSDLGDGKAVAMSSDEKLLAAGGFYGTVKIWDLQTGNLLASISEYATEITALAFSQDGRLFAIGDRDGRIRIYKLRWAAR
- a CDS encoding exopolysaccharide transport family protein, which gives rise to MKGYSSFKRYLAALNRHKWAGLGCFAATAAIAGAFARVQPEPQTAFLVQGAVVYQIATATNSTKETQPSMEQQQVPNPESLLSEPVIRLVTENLKSKKQTVEPNILRSQVKLKQDSKQANKILIEYQDDDEQRAKLLVESLINALHHQSLTAKYKDIEASLRVLKDQKRKLEEDLQVAEEKLKDFSQQERPAIQAAIDGSLVSAITTSQQQQRQFRREMAGIDAEISSLQKRLGLTPEQAYIASALSADTTISNLKAKLYEIESEIANQSQELQPKHPDIVVLKHQQKTYENQLQQRVGEVIGGDRNRVSLQTINDLQNGTSLDKARQDLANKLVALQTQRDRLAQELTILDRFEPELLQTYKDGTALKLELDERTRDVTRYREAFDQLQKQLAATELRRAGLRSDWMKDGSPQVKAITDWSLSEPVILVLGGVLGLLLSAGLVLLLDLVNGKILVPEEVHAIAQGRMPVLGILPSLPQGRLPIVIEANSPHLEFYELVRSSLHHYSGKQAIKTIVFTSITGKEGKTVSAYNLAIASAKAGKKTLLIEADLRSSSQASVVQVDPVQCEKIDSSIDYMNAENIHEVATIQNLHILPSPGPIEQAAEVLESARFQALLRYSRDTFDFVVIDTSALRYSDALLVEPHTDGLVLVTRPGYTDRKNLQVVIEKLKEFGDVKLLGVVVNGVAMTAEHSQLMFL
- a CDS encoding response regulator transcription factor produces the protein MRSPLSEVTKPTFLIVDDHESVLGGTLHILQQEYPQAEVVTACNAQAALEQMAALQPDLVIVDLVMPETAGATAQAHAGLQLLKMLMERYPTQNLVVQSAHIRTLVWLKPAIDNHQGGFTIVDKSLPMKELLQMVDWSLKERTYTPREIRNGLQLNAKWLEVLQLAFQESLQDTAIAKRMNISERTVQYYWNKIRDVLEVYPDTDKNLRIQTELRAREVGLID
- a CDS encoding polysaccharide biosynthesis/export family protein; this translates as MMNHTLSSTNNSPKSDLTKPNTQRQLSSTVLIISLSWLLWGLSLFSFLSIAVGQETPKQQSTETPNQTNPPAQNLPEESTPAPPSGENLENLEDSEDGDFSSYRLGPGDAIAVSVSPRGKDLNFNATLDWQGNVSAPLLGILSLNDLTIAQAQAKIRNQLNEYIVNPQVGIVLGTARPVKVMVMGEVAKPGFYALQDPRLPVALVDAGGTTRFADLRAVQVRRNIGSDSAVEQSIDLFTPLKEGSQLPDLRLTDGDVIQIPTLTAAAASYDRELLSKSNLGQPKITVRVLDYSSGVNRLQLENGSDFLDALTGIKPDVQRVNLKKVLLVRFDQKEGKAVSTVINARKTLSGDHSQNPVLEHNDVVVLNRTWIAKLNHTFSQITQPFKDTLGFLLFFDSAGNSVNTVFGSERQENK